A genomic region of Phenylobacterium parvum contains the following coding sequences:
- a CDS encoding ribokinase, translating to MKAASVLVVGSVNLDIVATAPTLPRPGETVIGATLQRHPGGKGANQALALARLGAEVRLWARVGDDAFADEALALLEAEGVDLTGVTRLPGATTGVALIGVDGAGENQILVASGANALPTPGDLPAGIDRALLCQLECPLDVVAAAVRRAEGFVALNLAPFAALPQDCLERADLVVVNQIEAEALGAAAARIGGALAVTLGAAGAQLFRRGSLTAQAQPPRVEPVDATGAGDVFTAALVVALLEGRSDSEALRFACVAAALSTTRPGAQPACPRRQDVEALLSGEGS from the coding sequence GTGAAGGCCGCAAGCGTCCTGGTGGTCGGGTCGGTGAATCTCGACATCGTGGCGACGGCGCCCACCCTGCCGCGCCCGGGAGAAACCGTGATCGGCGCCACCCTGCAACGCCATCCCGGCGGCAAGGGGGCCAACCAGGCCCTGGCCCTCGCCCGCCTGGGCGCGGAGGTCCGGCTCTGGGCGCGCGTGGGGGACGACGCCTTCGCCGACGAGGCCCTGGCGCTCCTGGAGGCCGAGGGCGTGGACTTGACGGGGGTGACCCGCCTGCCCGGCGCGACTACCGGCGTGGCCCTGATCGGCGTCGACGGAGCGGGGGAGAACCAGATTCTCGTCGCCTCCGGCGCCAACGCCCTTCCGACACCGGGGGACCTTCCCGCGGGTATCGACCGCGCCCTGCTCTGCCAGCTGGAATGTCCGCTCGACGTCGTAGCCGCGGCGGTGCGCCGGGCGGAGGGATTCGTGGCGCTGAACCTGGCGCCCTTCGCCGCGCTTCCACAGGACTGCCTGGAGCGGGCGGACCTGGTGGTGGTGAACCAGATCGAAGCCGAGGCCCTGGGCGCTGCGGCGGCCAGGATCGGCGGCGCTCTCGCCGTCACCCTCGGGGCCGCGGGCGCACAGCTTTTCCGGAGGGGAAGTCTGACTGCACAGGCCCAACCGCCCCGTGTCGAACCCGTGGACGCGACGGGGGCGGGTGATGTGTTCACGGCGGCCCTGGTGGTCGCCCTCCTGGAAGGGCGCAGCGACTCCGAGGCCCTGCGGTTCGCCTGCGTCGCTGCAGCCTTGTCCACGACCCGGCCAGGCGCACAGCCTGCCTGCCCGCGCCGCCAGGACGTCGAGGCGCTGCTTTCAGGAGAAGGATCATGA
- a CDS encoding nucleoside hydrolase, protein MPGLPLIIDCDPGVDDTVALLLALAAPERLDVLAITTVAGNVGGDLTARNACLVREIAGRPDIPVHAGEARPLVRAPVAADHFHGPTGLGDLPVGQPLRGPEEEGAVDFLVRTLRARPAGEVTLAVTGPMTNLARALQTAPDIGPRIGRVVAMGGARREGGNITASAEYNIHADPHAADIVARSGVDLVLMGLDVTHQVTATEARRARIAGITNTPAKVASQLMAFSARTEVELGTGGPPPLHDPCVILWLLAPHLFTLRDCHLAIETESPLTLGHTAVEFRLGEQRAANARWATGADSDGAFDLICDLLGRGA, encoded by the coding sequence ATGCCCGGCCTCCCCCTCATCATCGACTGCGACCCCGGGGTCGACGACACGGTCGCCCTGCTTCTGGCCCTCGCGGCGCCGGAGCGTCTGGACGTCTTGGCCATCACCACGGTCGCCGGCAATGTCGGCGGCGACCTGACGGCGCGGAACGCCTGCCTGGTCCGGGAGATCGCCGGCCGGCCGGACATTCCGGTCCATGCCGGCGAGGCTCGCCCCCTGGTCCGCGCGCCCGTTGCGGCCGATCATTTCCACGGCCCCACGGGCCTCGGCGACCTGCCGGTGGGCCAGCCCTTGCGGGGGCCGGAAGAGGAAGGCGCCGTCGATTTCCTGGTCCGCACCCTTCGGGCTCGCCCCGCGGGCGAGGTCACCCTGGCGGTGACGGGACCCATGACCAACCTGGCCAGGGCCCTCCAAACGGCTCCCGACATCGGTCCCCGGATCGGCCGCGTGGTCGCCATGGGCGGGGCGCGGCGCGAAGGCGGCAACATCACCGCCTCCGCCGAGTACAACATCCACGCCGACCCCCATGCCGCAGACATCGTGGCCCGGTCCGGCGTGGACCTGGTCCTGATGGGGCTGGACGTCACCCACCAGGTCACGGCCACAGAGGCCCGCAGGGCGCGCATCGCCGGCATCACCAACACGCCGGCCAAGGTCGCCAGCCAGCTGATGGCCTTCAGCGCCCGGACCGAGGTTGAGCTGGGAACCGGCGGACCTCCGCCCCTGCATGACCCGTGCGTGATCCTGTGGCTGCTGGCCCCCCATCTCTTCACCCTTCGGGACTGCCACCTCGCCATAGAGACGGAGTCCCCCCTGACCCTTGGCCACACCGCCGTGGAGTTCCGCCTGGGCGAACAGCGAGCCGCCAACGCCCGCTGGGCGACGGGAGCGGATTCGGACGGGGCCTTTGACCTGATCTGCGACCTTCTCGGACGCGGCGCGTGA
- a CDS encoding sulfatase-like hydrolase/transferase, with product MKILKVLALVLLLLVGIGALAWSNRSTVLGLIAQARLPDVAPNRPVTWLEGPADPPPVRRQPNVILILVDDMGFNDLTLNGGVAGGAVPTPNMDSLGKDGVIFENGYAGNATCAPSRASLMTGRYATRFGFEFTPAPVAFQRMVGTEAEGGSIVSPRFFKDRVKDVPPMDSMAVPANEITIANVLKQQGYHTLHFGKWHLGAKPGSRPEDRGFDESLGFMAGGSLFLPVKDKGVVNSKQDWDPIDRFLWPNLPYMVQYNGSEMFAPKGYMTDYLTDEAVRAVKANRNRPFFMYFAPNAIHTPLQATREDYDALPQIKDHRLRVYAAMVRNLDRNVGKLLQTLRDEGLEKDTLIIFTSDNGGAGYIGLDDINKPYRGWKSTFFEGGIQTPFLMKWPKGMPSGQRYPYPVGHIDVFSTVAGAAGAALPTDREIDGVNLLPYVKGEKTERPHQTLFWRSGQYKAVRDGDWKLQSNEARSKVWLHNLAVDPTEQTDLSTKEPERVKAMLALLAQQDARSVKPLWPSLLQGPVFIDQPSGRPQKAGQEYILWDN from the coding sequence ATGAAGATCCTGAAAGTCCTTGCTCTCGTCCTGCTGCTCCTCGTGGGCATAGGCGCCCTCGCCTGGAGCAACCGCTCGACCGTCCTTGGCCTCATTGCCCAGGCGCGCCTGCCCGACGTGGCCCCCAACCGGCCGGTGACCTGGCTGGAGGGACCCGCAGATCCCCCTCCGGTCCGTCGTCAGCCCAACGTCATCCTCATCCTGGTCGACGACATGGGCTTCAACGACCTGACCCTGAACGGCGGCGTCGCCGGCGGTGCGGTGCCGACCCCGAACATGGACTCGCTCGGAAAGGATGGGGTGATTTTCGAGAATGGGTACGCTGGTAACGCGACCTGCGCGCCGTCCCGCGCCTCACTTATGACGGGGCGGTATGCGACCCGCTTCGGCTTCGAGTTCACGCCGGCGCCGGTCGCCTTCCAGCGGATGGTCGGCACCGAGGCCGAGGGCGGCTCCATCGTCAGTCCCCGGTTCTTCAAGGATCGGGTCAAGGATGTGCCCCCGATGGACTCGATGGCGGTTCCCGCCAACGAGATCACCATCGCCAACGTGCTGAAACAGCAGGGCTACCACACCCTGCATTTTGGCAAGTGGCACCTGGGCGCGAAACCGGGCTCCCGGCCCGAGGACCGGGGGTTCGACGAAAGCCTCGGCTTCATGGCCGGCGGCTCGCTCTTCCTTCCCGTGAAGGACAAGGGCGTCGTCAACTCCAAGCAGGACTGGGACCCCATCGACCGCTTCCTGTGGCCGAACCTGCCCTACATGGTCCAGTACAACGGCTCGGAGATGTTCGCCCCGAAGGGCTACATGACCGACTACCTCACCGATGAGGCGGTCCGGGCGGTGAAGGCCAACCGCAACCGTCCGTTCTTCATGTACTTCGCGCCGAACGCTATCCACACGCCCCTGCAGGCGACGCGGGAGGACTACGACGCCCTGCCGCAGATCAAGGACCATCGCTTGAGGGTCTACGCCGCCATGGTCCGAAACCTGGACAGGAATGTCGGCAAGCTCCTCCAAACCCTGCGTGACGAGGGCCTCGAGAAGGACACCCTCATCATCTTCACCAGCGATAACGGCGGCGCCGGCTACATCGGGCTTGACGACATCAACAAGCCCTACCGGGGCTGGAAGTCGACCTTCTTCGAGGGCGGGATCCAAACGCCCTTCCTGATGAAGTGGCCCAAGGGGATGCCCTCTGGCCAGCGCTACCCCTACCCTGTGGGGCATATCGACGTCTTCTCGACCGTCGCCGGAGCGGCCGGAGCCGCCCTTCCCACAGACCGCGAGATCGACGGCGTGAACCTGCTGCCCTACGTCAAGGGCGAGAAGACGGAACGTCCGCACCAGACACTCTTCTGGCGATCCGGCCAGTACAAGGCCGTGCGCGACGGGGACTGGAAGCTGCAGAGCAACGAGGCCCGCTCGAAGGTCTGGCTGCATAACCTCGCCGTTGACCCCACCGAGCAGACCGACCTGTCGACCAAGGAACCCGAGCGGGTCAAGGCCATGCTCGCCCTCCTGGCCCAGCAGGACGCCCGCAGCGTGAAGCCGCTCTGGCCCTCGCTGCTGCAGGGGCCGGTCTTCATCGACCAGCCCTCCGGACGGCCGCAGAAGGCGGGTCAGGAGTATATCCTCTGGGATAACTGA
- a CDS encoding 2-hydroxychromene-2-carboxylate isomerase, which produces MTLEYDLYWSFRSPYSYLITPRLLELEAGFDVRCRVRPVYPLAVRTPVFFEGRDPLWFSYLMLDTRREAEILGMPYRWPRPDPVYMDMATGTYPAEQPHIHRLTRLGVLAAEAGRGLPFLKEVSAMIWSGQVDNWHEGDHLAEATRRAGLDPDDLFARVETEADRLHAVIEDNQDAQRAGGHYGVPMMVFNNEPFFGQDRVDTLRWRLEQQGLAPRKTT; this is translated from the coding sequence ATGACGCTGGAATACGACCTCTACTGGTCCTTCAGGTCCCCTTACTCGTACCTCATCACGCCCCGCCTCCTCGAGTTGGAAGCCGGGTTCGACGTCCGTTGCCGGGTGCGCCCGGTCTATCCCCTCGCAGTGCGCACCCCGGTCTTCTTTGAGGGTCGGGACCCGCTCTGGTTCTCGTACCTCATGCTTGATACCCGCAGGGAGGCCGAGATCCTCGGCATGCCCTACCGCTGGCCCCGCCCCGATCCCGTCTACATGGACATGGCGACCGGGACCTATCCCGCCGAGCAACCCCACATCCATCGCCTGACTCGCCTGGGAGTGCTTGCGGCCGAGGCCGGCCGGGGACTGCCCTTCCTCAAGGAGGTCAGCGCGATGATCTGGAGCGGCCAGGTCGACAACTGGCACGAGGGCGATCACCTGGCCGAGGCGACCCGCCGGGCGGGGCTGGATCCGGACGATCTCTTCGCCCGCGTCGAGACAGAGGCTGATCGCCTCCACGCCGTCATCGAGGACAACCAGGACGCCCAGCGCGCCGGGGGCCACTACGGGGTCCCCATGATGGTTTTCAATAACGAGCCCTTCTTTGGCCAGGACAGGGTGGATACGCTCCGCTGGCGCCTGGAACAGCAGGGCCTCGCCCCCCGCAAGACCACCTGA
- a CDS encoding transglutaminase family protein: protein MLLEVRHVTRYHYAAPVRESVMEVWMQPQKTPRQRLASFDLELDPAAQVFSYADPFGNAVYHFDVPHPHDQLTITARSVVETSAPDPLPEALDLGEWDRLKSDRVLVENFDFLRHQGFCVETDALRTFAAEHGLDRLRDRDPLTAVRRLAETLYDAFDYEPGVTDAESPIDLALSARRGVCQDFAHIMITLCRSWGIPARYVSGYLFTDREGGDRSDPDASHAWLEVFLPSTRWIGFDPTNNTLAGERHISAAIGRDYADVPPSRGVYKGEAESQLAVGVNVRRARPTAGEPEFMRLASPSFARGGGRRRPGGGASLLERQQQQQQQQ from the coding sequence ATGCTCCTCGAGGTCAGACACGTCACCCGCTACCACTACGCCGCCCCGGTGCGGGAGAGCGTGATGGAAGTCTGGATGCAGCCCCAGAAGACACCCCGGCAGAGGCTGGCCAGCTTCGACCTCGAGCTGGATCCGGCGGCCCAGGTCTTTTCCTACGCCGACCCCTTCGGCAATGCGGTCTACCACTTCGACGTGCCCCATCCCCACGACCAGCTGACCATCACCGCCCGGTCCGTGGTCGAGACGTCGGCTCCTGACCCCTTGCCCGAGGCCCTGGACCTCGGCGAATGGGACCGCCTGAAGAGTGACCGGGTCCTCGTCGAGAACTTCGATTTTCTCCGCCACCAGGGGTTCTGCGTGGAGACAGACGCCCTGCGCACCTTCGCCGCCGAGCACGGCCTGGACCGGCTGCGCGATCGCGATCCACTGACGGCCGTGCGGAGACTGGCGGAGACCCTCTACGACGCCTTTGACTATGAGCCGGGGGTCACCGACGCCGAGAGCCCCATCGACCTGGCCCTCTCCGCCCGACGTGGCGTCTGCCAGGACTTCGCCCACATCATGATCACGCTCTGCCGAAGCTGGGGAATCCCGGCGCGCTACGTGTCCGGCTACCTGTTTACCGACCGGGAGGGCGGAGACCGCTCGGACCCCGACGCCTCCCACGCCTGGCTGGAAGTCTTCCTGCCCTCGACCCGCTGGATCGGATTCGACCCCACCAACAACACCCTGGCCGGCGAGCGGCACATCTCCGCGGCGATCGGCCGGGACTATGCCGACGTTCCGCCATCCAGGGGGGTCTACAAGGGCGAGGCCGAGAGCCAGTTGGCTGTGGGGGTGAACGTCCGCCGGGCCCGCCCGACGGCGGGGGAACCAGAGTTCATGCGCCTGGCCAGCCCGAGCTTCGCCCGTGGCGGGGGGCGGAGACGGCCCGGCGGGGGAGCCTCACTGCTGGAGCGCCAACAGCAGCAGCAACAGCAGCAGTAG